A single window of Microbispora hainanensis DNA harbors:
- the chvE gene encoding multiple monosaccharide ABC transporter substrate-binding protein, translating to MRLLRIGGVVSAIALAATMTACGSSQKTVDTEASASSGAGNAGALIGVTMPTKSSERWIHDGDNVKQQLEALGYQVDLQYAENDIPTQVNQIENQITKGAKLLIIASIDGTALTSQLQEAADNKIPVIAYDRLIRNSPNVDYYATFDNFKVGVQQANSLLKGLGVDAGKKGPFNVELFGGSPDDNNATFFWNGAMSVLQPKIDDGTLKVKSGQTDFKQAAILRWDPATAQKRMEDILTKTYTGGTKVDGVLSPYDGLSIGILSALKSSGYGTSGQPYPVVTGQDAELASVKSIIAGEQYSTIFKDTRKLAEQTVKMADAVLKGQQPEVNNTTDYNNGNKVVPSYLLDPVVVDKDNYKDVIIGSGYYTEDQLK from the coding sequence ATGAGGTTGCTACGAATCGGGGGCGTGGTGTCCGCCATCGCGCTCGCCGCGACCATGACCGCCTGCGGCTCCAGCCAGAAGACGGTGGACACGGAGGCGTCCGCGTCCTCCGGGGCCGGCAACGCCGGGGCCCTGATCGGCGTCACCATGCCGACGAAGTCGTCGGAGCGCTGGATCCACGACGGCGACAACGTCAAGCAGCAGCTTGAGGCCCTGGGCTACCAGGTGGACCTCCAGTACGCCGAGAACGACATCCCCACCCAGGTCAACCAGATCGAGAACCAGATCACCAAGGGCGCCAAGCTCCTGATCATCGCCTCGATCGACGGCACCGCGCTCACCTCGCAGCTGCAGGAGGCCGCGGACAACAAGATCCCGGTCATCGCCTACGACCGGCTCATCCGCAACAGCCCGAACGTCGACTACTACGCCACCTTCGACAACTTCAAGGTCGGCGTGCAGCAGGCGAACTCGCTGCTCAAGGGCCTCGGCGTCGACGCCGGCAAGAAGGGCCCGTTCAACGTCGAGCTGTTCGGCGGCTCGCCCGACGACAACAACGCCACCTTCTTCTGGAACGGCGCGATGTCGGTGCTCCAGCCGAAGATCGACGACGGCACGCTGAAGGTCAAGAGCGGCCAGACGGACTTCAAGCAGGCCGCCATCCTGCGGTGGGACCCCGCCACGGCGCAGAAGCGCATGGAGGACATCCTCACCAAGACCTACACCGGCGGCACCAAGGTCGACGGCGTGCTGTCGCCGTACGACGGTCTTTCGATCGGCATCCTGTCGGCGCTCAAGAGCTCCGGCTACGGCACCAGCGGCCAGCCGTACCCGGTCGTGACCGGCCAGGACGCCGAACTCGCCTCGGTCAAGTCGATCATCGCCGGTGAGCAGTACTCCACCATCTTCAAGGACACCCGCAAGCTCGCGGAGCAGACCGTGAAGATGGCCGACGCGGTGCTGAAGGGCCAGCAGCCCGAGGTGAACAACACCACGGACTACAACAACGGCAACAAGGTCGTTCCGTCGTACCTGCTCGACCCGGTGGTCGTCGACAAGGACAACTACAAGGACGTCATCATCGGCAGCGGCTACTACACAGAGGACCAGCTCAAGTAG
- the yjfF gene encoding galactofuranose ABC transporter, permease protein YjfF: protein MTGLLDRRRAIPQKYIPVLVTAGLFVAMFVAGGIRYQNFATGQIILNVFIDNAFLLVVAVGMTFVILTGGIDLSVGSVVALATMLSASLLKDGWPAYAVMVLVLVIGAVLGLAMGAIIHYFEIQPFIVTLAGMFLARGLCYTISTESIPIDNPTFTDIAQSRINLGGDLSVSPSAVIAVVVVLIGAYVLHYTRLGRNVYATGGSEQSALLMGLPVARTKIAVYTISGFCSALGGLLFAFYSLSGYGLSAVGMELDAIAAVVIGGTLLTGGSGFLFGTVLGVLVLGLIQTIISFEGTLSSWWTKIFIGLLLFVFILLQRVFSGGSRRRVP, encoded by the coding sequence ATCACCGGTCTGCTGGACCGCCGCCGTGCGATCCCGCAGAAGTACATCCCGGTCCTGGTGACCGCGGGCCTGTTCGTGGCCATGTTCGTGGCGGGCGGCATCCGCTACCAGAACTTCGCCACCGGGCAGATCATCCTCAACGTCTTCATCGACAACGCGTTCCTGCTGGTCGTCGCGGTCGGCATGACGTTCGTGATCCTCACCGGCGGCATCGACCTGTCGGTCGGCTCGGTGGTCGCGCTGGCCACGATGCTGAGCGCCAGCCTGCTCAAGGACGGCTGGCCGGCGTACGCGGTCATGGTGCTGGTGCTGGTGATCGGCGCGGTGCTGGGCCTGGCGATGGGCGCGATCATCCACTATTTCGAGATCCAGCCGTTCATCGTCACGCTGGCCGGGATGTTCCTCGCCCGCGGCCTGTGCTACACGATCAGCACAGAGTCGATCCCGATCGACAACCCGACGTTCACCGACATCGCCCAGTCGCGGATCAACCTCGGCGGCGACCTGTCGGTCTCCCCGAGCGCGGTGATCGCGGTGGTGGTCGTGCTGATCGGGGCGTACGTGCTGCACTACACGCGGCTCGGCCGCAACGTCTACGCGACCGGCGGCAGCGAGCAGTCGGCCCTGCTCATGGGTCTGCCCGTGGCCCGTACGAAGATCGCGGTCTACACGATCAGCGGGTTCTGCTCGGCGCTCGGCGGCCTGCTGTTCGCCTTCTACTCGTTGTCGGGCTACGGCCTGAGCGCCGTGGGCATGGAGCTGGACGCGATCGCGGCGGTCGTCATCGGCGGCACGCTGCTGACCGGCGGGAGCGGCTTCCTCTTCGGCACCGTGCTCGGTGTGCTCGTGCTGGGACTGATCCAGACGATCATCAGCTTCGAGGGCACGCTCAGCTCCTGGTGGACCAAGATTTTTATCGGTTTGCTGCTCTTTGTCTTTATCCTCCTGCAGCGCGTATTTTCAGGTGGCTCACGCCGCAGAGTTCCCTGA
- a CDS encoding ABC transporter permease, with the protein MSRILKHRLFWPVVVLVALLALNLFFTDGFFKIEMKEGHLYGSLIDIFRFGAPLILVSLGMTLVIATSGIDLSVGSVVAIAGALACLRISGLSDQNSVSGVLGAVGLALVLSVVLGAWNGFLVAGIGIQPIIATLILMVAGRGLAQLITDGQITTVNSSPYKLIGGGYWLTLPFGIIVVAVVLALTAFLTRRLALGLLIESVGGNAEASRLAGISARGVLMTVYAFCGLCAGIAGLMISSNVSSADGNNAGLWIELDAILAVVIGGTPLSGGRFSLSGTVLGALIIQTLTTTIYSIGVPPETTLLFKALVVTIVCLIQSPAFRTKVFHRRRRPVTASPAPEEKVRVTA; encoded by the coding sequence ATGAGCCGGATCCTCAAGCACCGCCTGTTCTGGCCCGTGGTCGTCCTGGTCGCGCTGCTGGCGCTGAACCTCTTCTTCACCGACGGCTTCTTCAAGATCGAGATGAAGGAGGGGCACCTCTACGGCAGCCTCATCGACATCTTCCGGTTCGGCGCGCCTTTGATTCTGGTGTCGCTCGGCATGACGCTGGTCATCGCCACCAGCGGCATCGACCTGTCGGTCGGCTCGGTCGTGGCGATCGCCGGCGCGCTGGCCTGCCTGCGCATCAGCGGCCTGTCCGACCAGAACTCGGTGAGCGGTGTGCTCGGGGCCGTGGGCCTCGCGCTGGTGCTGTCGGTGGTCCTCGGCGCGTGGAACGGCTTCCTGGTCGCCGGCATCGGCATCCAGCCGATCATCGCGACGCTGATCCTGATGGTCGCCGGGCGCGGCCTGGCCCAGCTCATCACCGACGGCCAGATCACCACCGTCAACAGCTCGCCGTACAAGCTGATCGGTGGCGGCTACTGGCTGACGCTGCCGTTCGGGATCATCGTCGTGGCGGTCGTGCTCGCCCTCACCGCGTTCCTCACCCGGCGCCTGGCGCTCGGCCTGCTCATCGAGTCGGTCGGCGGCAACGCCGAGGCGAGCCGCCTGGCCGGCATCAGCGCCCGCGGCGTGCTCATGACGGTGTACGCGTTCTGCGGGCTGTGCGCCGGCATCGCGGGCCTGATGATCAGCTCGAACGTCTCCAGCGCCGACGGCAACAACGCCGGTCTGTGGATCGAGCTGGACGCGATCCTCGCCGTCGTCATCGGCGGCACCCCGCTGTCCGGCGGCCGGTTCTCGCTCAGCGGCACGGTGCTGGGCGCCCTCATCATCCAGACGCTGACCACCACGATCTACTCGATCGGCGTTCCGCCGGAGACGACGCTGCTGTTCAAGGCGCTCGTGGTGACGATCGTCTGCCTGATCCAGTCCCCGGCCTTCCGCACGAAGGTGTTCCACCGCCGCAGACGCCCGGTCACGGCGTCCCCGGCGCCCGAAGAGAAGGTGAGGGTCACGGCGTGA
- a CDS encoding sugar ABC transporter ATP-binding protein, whose translation MAAPAPILRMSGIGKQFPGVKALDGVDFRLLPGEVHALMGENGAGKSTLIKVLTGVYDIDAGEIELEGRPVAFSSPLAAQQAGISTVYQEVNLCANLSVAENIFIGREPRRFGRIQWKAMRRRAEEILARLELDLDVSAPLSSYSLAIQQMVAIARAVDIDAKVLILDEPTSSLDAGEVAQLFRVMRRLKEQGIAILFVSHFLDQIYEISDRMTVLRNGTLVGEYLTSELSQVELIGKMIGRELADLEKLEERPPAREGAPLVEAEKLGRTGAIQPFTLTIHEGEVVGLAGLLGSGRTEIARLLFGADHAGTGSLKIDGEPVNLRTPRSAVSRKLAFCSENRRAEGLIPDLTVRENLVLALQASRGWTRPIPRRRQDELVDKYIAALNIRPANPDQLIKNLSGGNQQKVLLARWLILEPRLLILDEPTRGIDVGAKAEIQRLVAELSDGGMAVLFISAELEEVLRLSHRVGVLRDRRLVAELDNDEGLTTDTLTETIASGARS comes from the coding sequence ATGGCCGCACCCGCGCCGATCCTGCGGATGAGCGGGATCGGCAAGCAGTTCCCCGGCGTGAAGGCACTGGACGGCGTCGACTTCCGGCTGCTTCCGGGCGAAGTCCACGCGCTGATGGGAGAGAACGGCGCCGGCAAGTCCACCTTGATCAAGGTGCTTACCGGCGTCTACGACATCGACGCGGGCGAGATCGAGCTGGAGGGCCGGCCGGTCGCCTTCTCCAGCCCTCTCGCCGCGCAGCAGGCGGGCATCAGCACCGTCTATCAGGAGGTCAACCTCTGCGCGAACCTGTCGGTGGCGGAGAACATCTTCATCGGCCGTGAGCCCCGCCGCTTCGGCCGCATCCAGTGGAAGGCGATGCGCCGCCGGGCCGAGGAGATCCTCGCCCGGCTCGAGCTCGATCTCGACGTGTCGGCGCCCCTGTCGTCGTATTCGCTGGCGATCCAGCAGATGGTCGCGATCGCGCGGGCCGTCGACATCGACGCGAAGGTGCTCATCCTCGACGAGCCCACCTCCAGCCTCGACGCGGGCGAGGTCGCCCAGCTCTTCCGGGTGATGCGCAGGCTCAAGGAGCAGGGCATCGCGATCCTGTTCGTCTCGCACTTCCTCGACCAGATCTACGAGATCTCCGACCGGATGACGGTGCTGCGCAACGGGACGCTCGTGGGGGAGTACCTCACCAGCGAGCTGAGCCAGGTCGAGCTGATCGGCAAGATGATCGGCCGGGAGCTGGCCGACCTGGAGAAGCTGGAGGAGCGCCCGCCGGCCCGCGAGGGCGCCCCGCTGGTCGAGGCCGAGAAGCTGGGCCGCACCGGCGCCATCCAGCCGTTCACACTGACCATCCACGAGGGCGAGGTCGTCGGCCTCGCCGGGCTGCTCGGCTCGGGCCGTACGGAGATCGCCCGGCTGCTGTTCGGGGCCGACCACGCGGGCACGGGCTCTTTGAAGATCGACGGTGAGCCGGTCAACCTGCGTACGCCGCGATCCGCGGTCTCCCGGAAGCTGGCCTTCTGCTCGGAGAACCGGCGGGCCGAGGGGCTGATCCCCGACCTGACGGTGCGGGAGAACCTCGTCCTCGCCCTGCAGGCCTCCCGCGGCTGGACCCGGCCGATCCCGCGGCGCAGGCAGGACGAGCTGGTCGACAAGTACATCGCCGCGCTGAACATCCGCCCGGCCAACCCCGACCAGCTCATCAAGAACCTCAGCGGCGGCAACCAGCAGAAGGTGCTGCTGGCCCGCTGGCTCATCCTGGAGCCCCGCCTGCTCATCCTCGACGAGCCCACGCGCGGCATCGACGTCGGAGCCAAGGCCGAGATCCAGCGCCTGGTCGCCGAGCTGTCGGACGGCGGGATGGCCGTGCTGTTCATCTCCGCCGAGCTGGAGGAGGTGCTGCGGCTCAGCCACAGGGTCGGCGTGCTGCGCGACCGCCGGCTGGTCGCCGAGCTGGACAACGACGAGGGCCTGACCACCGACACTCTGACGGAGACGATCGCGAGCGGAGCCCGATCATGA
- a CDS encoding ABC transporter substrate-binding protein, which produces MLKRFSALILAGATALTMAGCSSSDGGDSSVGGGADDGKLVMGFAQVGAESGWRTANTKDIQEAAKAAGVELKFSDAQQKQENQIKAIRSYIQQKVDVIAFSPVVESGWDTVLKEAQNAKIPVILTDRAVDSKDTSLYKTFLGSDFVEEGKKAGQWLVDQYKDSKDDVNIVQLEGTTGSAPANDRKSGFQEVISADPKFKIIASQSGDFTRAKGKEVMEAFLKSNPDIDVLYAHNDDMGLGAIEAIEGAGKVPGKDIKIITVDAVHDGMQALADGKINFIVECSPLLGTQLMDLAKKVVAGEQVPQRVVTEETTFTQEQAAEALPNRKY; this is translated from the coding sequence GTGTTGAAGAGGTTCTCGGCACTGATCCTGGCCGGTGCCACGGCCCTGACGATGGCCGGTTGCAGCAGCAGCGACGGCGGCGACTCGTCCGTCGGCGGCGGCGCCGACGACGGCAAGCTCGTGATGGGCTTCGCCCAGGTCGGCGCGGAAAGCGGTTGGCGCACCGCCAACACCAAGGACATCCAGGAGGCCGCGAAGGCCGCCGGAGTCGAGCTGAAGTTCTCCGACGCGCAGCAGAAGCAGGAGAACCAGATCAAGGCGATCCGGTCCTACATCCAGCAGAAGGTCGACGTGATCGCCTTCTCGCCGGTCGTCGAGTCGGGCTGGGACACCGTGCTCAAGGAGGCCCAGAACGCGAAGATCCCGGTCATCCTCACCGACCGGGCCGTGGACTCCAAGGACACCAGCCTGTACAAGACCTTCCTCGGCTCCGACTTCGTCGAGGAGGGCAAGAAGGCCGGTCAGTGGCTGGTCGACCAGTACAAGGACAGCAAGGACGACGTGAACATCGTCCAGCTTGAGGGCACCACCGGCTCCGCGCCCGCCAACGACCGCAAGTCCGGGTTCCAGGAGGTCATCTCCGCCGATCCGAAGTTCAAGATCATCGCTTCGCAGAGCGGCGACTTCACCCGCGCCAAGGGCAAGGAGGTCATGGAGGCCTTCCTGAAGTCCAACCCCGACATCGACGTGCTGTACGCGCACAACGACGACATGGGCCTCGGCGCCATCGAGGCGATCGAGGGCGCGGGCAAGGTCCCGGGCAAGGACATCAAGATCATCACTGTCGACGCGGTGCACGACGGCATGCAGGCCCTCGCCGACGGCAAGATCAACTTCATCGTCGAGTGCTCCCCGCTGCTCGGCACCCAGCTGATGGACCTCGCCAAGAAGGTCGTCGCCGGCGAGCAGGTGCCCCAGCGGGTGGTCACCGAGGAGACCACCTTCACCCAGGAGCAGGCCGCGGAGGCTCTGCCCAACCGTAAGTACTGA
- a CDS encoding LacI family DNA-binding transcriptional regulator encodes MADVARLAGVSHQTVSRVLNDHPNVRAETRTRVMRAIDQLGYRRNLVARALVTKHSRTLGVVSFDTTLYGPASTVYGIEQAARDAGYFVSIVSLRTIDRAGVNDAIGYLAEQGVDGIVVVAPQRSAARALDDLPAGMPAVAVEGWHQGEVSVVSVDQVEGARLATSHLLDLGHETVWHVSGPADWLEAEGRIEGWRAVLTAAGRPIPGMLTGDWSPRSGYRAGKELAAMAGDVTAVFVANDQMALGLLRAFTEEGVKVPEQISIVGFDDIPESEFFSPPLTTIRQDFGAVGRRSIDVLLRQIESGEALPHERLVVPPQFVLRGSTAAR; translated from the coding sequence ATGGCCGACGTGGCCAGGCTGGCCGGAGTGTCGCATCAGACGGTCTCGCGGGTGCTCAACGACCATCCGAACGTCCGCGCCGAGACCCGCACCCGGGTCATGCGGGCCATCGACCAGCTCGGTTATCGTCGCAACCTCGTCGCCCGGGCCCTGGTCACCAAGCACTCGCGCACGCTGGGCGTGGTCAGCTTCGACACGACGCTGTACGGCCCGGCGAGCACGGTATACGGAATCGAGCAGGCGGCACGGGACGCCGGTTACTTCGTCAGCATCGTGAGCCTTCGGACCATCGACAGGGCCGGGGTCAACGACGCGATCGGCTACCTCGCCGAGCAAGGTGTGGACGGCATCGTCGTCGTCGCCCCGCAGCGGTCGGCGGCGCGGGCGCTCGACGACCTGCCGGCGGGCATGCCCGCCGTGGCCGTCGAGGGCTGGCATCAGGGCGAGGTCTCCGTGGTGAGCGTCGACCAGGTGGAGGGCGCCAGGCTGGCGACCTCGCACCTGCTCGACCTCGGGCACGAGACCGTCTGGCATGTCAGCGGCCCGGCGGACTGGCTGGAGGCCGAGGGGCGCATCGAGGGCTGGCGCGCGGTTCTGACCGCCGCGGGGCGGCCCATTCCCGGCATGCTGACCGGCGACTGGAGCCCGCGTTCGGGCTACCGGGCCGGCAAGGAGCTCGCCGCGATGGCCGGCGACGTCACCGCGGTGTTCGTCGCCAATGACCAGATGGCACTCGGCCTTCTGCGCGCGTTCACGGAGGAGGGGGTGAAGGTACCCGAGCAGATCAGCATCGTGGGCTTCGACGACATCCCTGAGTCGGAGTTCTTCTCCCCGCCGCTCACCACCATCCGACAGGACTTCGGGGCCGTAGGCAGGCGCAGCATCGACGTGCTGCTCCGGCAGATCGAGTCGGGCGAGGCGCTGCCCCACGAGCGTCTCGTCGTGCCTCCCCAGTTCGTGCTCAGGGGAAGCACGGCCGCGCGCTAG